A window of Synechococcus sp. MEDNS5 contains these coding sequences:
- a CDS encoding YqaE/Pmp3 family membrane protein: MTLGDLLRIILAFFLPPLAVATQVGLTGAFWLNLLFWLLSFGGLGLPFMAIMWPVAVIHAIYICVTRK, translated from the coding sequence ATGACGCTCGGCGACCTCCTTCGCATCATCCTGGCCTTTTTTTTGCCGCCCCTGGCGGTCGCCACCCAGGTGGGTCTCACCGGTGCGTTCTGGCTCAATCTGCTCTTCTGGTTGCTCAGCTTCGGAGGTCTGGGGCTGCCATTCATGGCCATCATGTGGCCTGTGGCTGTGATCCACGCGATCTATATCTGCGTCACCCGCAAATGA